One Procambarus clarkii isolate CNS0578487 chromosome 15, FALCON_Pclarkii_2.0, whole genome shotgun sequence DNA segment encodes these proteins:
- the LOC138365002 gene encoding germ cell nuclear acidic protein-like — translation MAKGQPRPQVNQGHRSTKATGQLRPQVNHGQRSTKATGQPRPKVNHGHRSTKESGQPWPQVNQGLRSTMAKGQPRPQVNQGHRSTKATGQLRPQVNHCQRSTKATGHPRPKVNHGHRSTKASGQPRPQVNQDHRSTKALRSTKASGQPGPQVNQRLRSTKTSGQPRPQVNQGHRSTKATGQIRPQVNQGHRSTNASGQPGPQVNRGHRSTKATCQTRP, via the coding sequence ATGGCCAAAGGTCAACCAAGGCCACAGGTCAACCAAGGCCACAGGTCAACCAAGGCCACAGGTCAACTAAGGCCTCAGGTCAACCATGGCCAAAGGTCAACCAAGGCCACAGGTCAACCAAGGCCTAAGGTCAACCATGGCCACAGGTCAACCAAGGAATCAGGTCAACCATGGCCACAGGTCAACCAAGGTCTCAGGTCAACCATGGCCAAAGGTCAACCAAGGCCACAGGTCAACCAAGGCCACAGGTCAACCAAGGCCACAGGTCAACTAAGGCCTCAGGTCAACCATTGCCAAAGGTCAACCAAGGCCACAGGTCACCCAAGGCCTAAGGTCAACCATGGCCACAGGTCAACCAAGGCCTCAGGTCAACCAAGGCCACAGGTCAACCAAGACCACAGGTCAACCAAGGCCCTCAGGTCAACCAAGGCTTCAGGTCAACCAGGGCCACAGGTCAACCAACGCCTCAGGTCAACCAAGACCTCAGGTCAACCAAGGCCTCAGGTCAACCAAGGCCACAGGTCAACCAAGGCCACAGGTCAAATAAGGCCTCAGGTCAACCAAGGCCACAGGTCAACCAATGCTTCAGGACAACCAGGGCCTCAGGTCAACCGAGGCCACAGGTCAACCAAGGCCACATGTCAAACAAGGCCTTAG
- the LOC138365003 gene encoding germ cell nuclear acidic protein-like — protein MATGQPRPQINQGHRSTNTTGQPRPQVNQGLRSTRAKGQPRPQVNQGHRSTRATGQPGPQVNRGHRSTKASGQPRSQVNHGQRSTKATGQPRPQVNQGLRSTRATGQPRPQVSQGHRSTKATGQPRPQVNQGLRSTMAKGQPRPQVNQGHRSTKATGQPRPQVNHGQRSTKATGQPRPKVNHGHRSTKASGQPGPQVNQGHRSIKATGQPGP, from the coding sequence ATGGCCACAGGTCAACCAAGGCCTCAGATCAACCAAGGCCACAGGTCAACAAACACCACAGGTCAACCAAGGCCTCAGGTCAACCAAGGCCTCAGGTCAACCAGGGCCAAAGGTCAACCAAGGCCACAGGTCAATCAAGGTCACAGGTCAACCAGGGCCACAGGTCAACCAGGACCTCAGGTCAACCGAGGCCACAGGTCAACCAAGGCCTCAGGTCAACCAAGGTCTCAGGTCAACCATGGCCAAAGGTCAACCAAGGCCACAGGTCAACCAAGGCCTCAGGTCAACCAAGGCCTCAGGTCAACCAGGGCCACAGGTCAACCAAGGCCACAGGTCAGTCAAGGTCACAGGTCAACCAAGGCCACAGGTCAACCAAGGCCTCAGGTCAACCAAGGTCTCAGGTCAACCATGGCCAAAGGTCAACCAAGGCCACAGGTCAACCAAGGCCACAGGTCAACCAAGGCCACAGGTCAACCAAGGCCTCAGGTCAACCATGGCCAAAGGTCAACCAAGGCCACAGGTCAACCACGGCCTAAGGTCAACCATGGCCACAGGTCAACTAAGGCCTCAGGTCAACCAGGACCACAGGTCAACCAAGGCCATAGGTCAATCAAGGCCACAGGTCAACCAGGGCCATAG
- the LOC138365004 gene encoding uncharacterized protein, whose protein sequence is MLLASVNNVKGLEKSGYLRTEEYPTIVYQEEYPTIVYQEEYPTIVYQEEYPTIVYREEYPTIVYQEEYPTIVYQEEYPTIVYREEYPTIVYQEEYPTIVYREEYPTIVYREEYTTIVYREEYPTIVYREEYPTIVYRKEYPTIIYRKEYPTIECIYTERLSHT, encoded by the exons ATGTTACTAGCATCTGTAAACaatgtaaaaggtttagaaaagtctgggtacctaaggacag AGGAGTACCCAACAATTGTATACCAAGAGGAGTACCCAACAATTGTATACCAAGAGGAGTACCCAACAATTGTATACCAAGAGGAGTACCCAACAATTGTATACCGAGAGGAGTACCCAACAATTGTATACCAAGAGGAGTACCCAACAATTGTATACCAAGAGGAGTACCCAACAATTGTATACCGAGAGGAGTACCCAACAATTGTATACCAAGAGGAGTACCCAACAATTGTATACCGAGAGGAGTACCCAACAATTGTATACCGAGAAGAGTACACAACAATTGTATACCGAGAGGAGTACCCAACAATTGTATACCGAGAAGAGTACCCAACAATTGTATACCGAAAGGAGTACCCAACAATTATATACCGAAAGGAGTACCCAACAATTGAGTGTATTTACACTGAGCGTTTAAGTCACACCTGA